Proteins found in one Mycoplasmopsis bovigenitalium genomic segment:
- the mraZ gene encoding division/cell wall cluster transcriptional repressor MraZ, translated as MYGQYDRTIDSKNRVALPAKLRDALGSKFYLTIGMQNIVELRSEAEFAKLTADLTSKSAFDKNANLLKRFWLGNTHEIELDSLARFVLPKNVITKAAIQKDVIFIGVGNSVELWSAENFEKYNEQMSVEELENAANELAKYAR; from the coding sequence GTGTACGGACAATACGATAGAACAATTGATTCGAAAAATAGAGTTGCGTTGCCTGCTAAATTGCGTGATGCACTGGGCTCGAAATTCTATTTAACAATCGGAATGCAAAATATTGTTGAATTACGGAGCGAAGCTGAGTTTGCAAAACTAACCGCTGACTTAACTTCTAAGAGTGCTTTTGACAAAAACGCGAATTTGTTAAAGCGTTTTTGACTTGGAAACACTCATGAAATCGAACTTGATTCATTGGCGCGTTTTGTTTTACCTAAAAACGTTATTACTAAAGCTGCTATCCAAAAAGACGTTATTTTTATTGGAGTTGGTAATTCTGTTGAACTTTGGTCAGCAGAAAACTTTGAAAAATATAATGAGCAAATGAGTGTTGAAGAATTAGAAAACGCTGCAAATGAGTTGGCAAAATATGCTAGATAA